Proteins from one Paraburkholderia sp. BL10I2N1 genomic window:
- a CDS encoding aminotransferase class I/II-fold pyridoxal phosphate-dependent enzyme produces MKTETHVERLRARLLGKAGTERPDAQASALRAVSTRVKPGPEHYDFAQFPELREYTSTRWYYDKQGYEWNMFREHVGVASAEAEVAGRRVINFSSYNYLDLAGDPRVQEAARKAIDDFGTSTGSGRIIMGEIPIFAEFEREVADVLGVEDAVLGVSGYGTNVATIGYLARRQDLILYDELVHNSMLTGAKLSGARRFAFAHNDYDALERLLVEHRGHFERVLILTEGVFSMDGDIPDIHRLIEIKKRHHALLMVDEAHSMGVIGARGLGVVDHFGLNGADIDIHYASMSKAFATIGGYVAGRKELITMLKYYAPGLGLYIASPMPANAAAGLAALRIMRAEPGRARRAVDNAAHFRTRAREAGLSTGLSDGSAVVPVMLADAELALWMSARLFDNNVFAFPMIFPVVPRDAARLRFFINTAHTREQIDRTIRLLVELKAAAPASKGLF; encoded by the coding sequence ATGAAAACTGAAACGCACGTTGAACGCCTGCGGGCGCGACTGCTTGGCAAAGCGGGCACTGAACGTCCGGACGCGCAGGCGTCTGCGCTGCGCGCCGTCTCCACGAGGGTCAAGCCCGGCCCCGAGCATTATGACTTCGCACAGTTCCCCGAATTGCGCGAGTACACCAGTACGCGCTGGTACTACGACAAGCAGGGTTACGAGTGGAACATGTTTCGCGAGCATGTCGGCGTCGCGAGCGCAGAGGCCGAAGTGGCGGGCCGGCGGGTGATCAATTTCTCGTCGTATAACTATCTGGACCTCGCTGGCGACCCGCGGGTGCAGGAAGCGGCCAGAAAGGCGATCGACGACTTCGGCACCTCGACCGGCTCCGGGCGGATCATCATGGGCGAGATACCGATCTTCGCCGAGTTCGAGAGAGAGGTGGCCGACGTTCTCGGTGTCGAGGATGCGGTGCTCGGCGTCAGCGGCTATGGCACCAACGTCGCGACGATCGGCTACCTCGCGCGAAGGCAGGATCTGATCCTGTACGACGAGCTGGTCCACAACAGCATGCTGACCGGCGCGAAGCTCAGCGGTGCGCGCCGCTTCGCCTTCGCACACAACGACTACGACGCACTGGAGCGCCTGCTCGTCGAGCATCGCGGCCACTTCGAACGGGTGCTGATCCTGACCGAAGGCGTGTTCAGCATGGATGGCGACATTCCCGACATCCACAGACTGATCGAGATCAAGAAGCGGCACCATGCACTCCTGATGGTCGACGAAGCGCATTCGATGGGCGTGATCGGCGCGCGGGGCCTCGGCGTGGTCGACCACTTCGGTCTGAACGGCGCGGATATCGACATTCACTATGCGTCGATGAGCAAGGCATTCGCTACGATCGGCGGCTATGTCGCCGGCCGTAAGGAGCTCATCACGATGCTCAAGTACTACGCGCCGGGCCTCGGTCTCTACATCGCGTCGCCCATGCCGGCGAATGCCGCCGCCGGGCTGGCGGCGCTGCGGATCATGCGCGCCGAACCCGGGCGCGCGCGCCGGGCCGTTGATAACGCAGCGCATTTCCGCACCCGCGCCCGGGAAGCGGGGCTCAGCACCGGCTTGAGCGACGGCTCGGCCGTCGTGCCGGTGATGCTGGCCGACGCCGAACTGGCGCTCTGGATGTCCGCGCGGCTGTTCGACAACAACGTGTTTGCCTTTCCGATGATCTTCCCGGTGGTGCCGCGCGACGCCGCGCGTTTGCGTTTCTTTATCAACACCGCCCATACCCGCGAGCAGATCGACCGGACGATCCGCCTGCTGGTCGAACTGAAGGCTGCTGCGCCGGCCAGCAAGGGGCTCTTTTGA
- a CDS encoding zinc-dependent alcohol dehydrogenase family protein, whose translation MKQIRFDTFGPPSQVARCCDAADPGLPSAWEVLVDVEACAVNPADLARLAGRYGELPKLPATPGLDAAGRVAACGASVRNLAVGDRVLLVANDNWCQRRRLAASMVYKVPPELDVLQLASLKVSACTALELVRRSAVLKRGDWLVQTALLSSVGRAVMQTARHDGLRTLNIVRRTDALAQVLEAGGDAAIEDTPELVQAAQAVTGGAAVSLALDAVGGDGVARLADLLHPGGSIVNYGMLSGQPMRLDCRQAIFKGISLKGFWLTQRLSRMLLAQRDALIAEAVDLLARGVLKSQIAATYPLDAISQALRHAEAPGRQGKICLLPNGPLAGTGGAIEHSIDWPGISHLPR comes from the coding sequence TTGAAGCAGATCCGGTTCGACACCTTCGGTCCTCCGTCGCAGGTTGCCCGCTGCTGCGACGCAGCCGACCCGGGACTGCCGTCAGCGTGGGAAGTGCTGGTCGATGTGGAAGCCTGTGCGGTGAATCCTGCCGACCTTGCGCGTCTGGCCGGGCGCTACGGCGAGCTGCCGAAGCTGCCCGCCACGCCCGGCCTCGATGCGGCTGGACGCGTCGCAGCCTGCGGCGCGTCGGTACGCAACCTTGCGGTAGGCGATCGGGTTCTGCTGGTGGCCAACGACAACTGGTGCCAACGGCGCCGTCTCGCGGCGTCGATGGTGTACAAGGTGCCGCCTGAACTCGACGTGCTGCAACTGGCGTCGCTCAAGGTCAGCGCCTGCACGGCGCTGGAACTGGTGCGCCGCTCGGCTGTGCTGAAACGCGGCGACTGGCTGGTGCAGACTGCGCTGCTGTCGAGCGTCGGCCGCGCTGTCATGCAGACAGCCCGGCACGACGGCTTGCGCACGCTCAACATCGTGCGACGCACCGATGCGCTTGCCCAGGTGCTGGAAGCAGGCGGCGACGCCGCCATCGAGGACACCCCTGAGCTGGTGCAGGCAGCACAGGCCGTCACCGGCGGTGCAGCCGTTTCGCTCGCGCTCGACGCGGTGGGCGGTGACGGCGTTGCGCGGCTCGCGGATCTGCTTCATCCCGGCGGCTCGATTGTGAACTACGGGATGTTGTCAGGCCAGCCGATGCGCCTCGATTGCCGGCAGGCTATCTTCAAGGGCATCAGTCTGAAAGGATTCTGGCTGACGCAGCGGCTGTCGCGCATGTTGCTCGCGCAACGTGACGCGTTGATCGCGGAAGCGGTCGATCTGCTCGCGCGCGGCGTACTAAAGAGCCAGATTGCCGCGACTTATCCGCTCGACGCGATCAGCCAGGCATTGCGCCATGCCGAGGCGCCGGGGCGGCAGGGCAAGATCTGTCTGCTGCCGAATGGCCCGCTCGCGGGTACCGGTGGCGCGATCGAGCATTCTATTGACTGGCCGGGTATCAGTCATCTGCCGCGGTAA